The genomic stretch AATATCTGTTAGTTGATTTGCCTTATAGGCGTTAACAATACCAATTCCTGACATTACGGAAGTTCCATTCATTAAAGCAAGTCCTTCACGGATCTCAACCTGTATAGGCTGCAGTCCTTCTGTTTCAAAAACATCTTTAGTCAACTTTCTCTCGCCTTTATAGAAAACTTCTCCTTCACCTATTAGTACTAAAGCAAGGTGAGCCAGCTGAACAAGGTCCCCACTCGCTCCTACTCCTCCGTGTTCAAAAATCAATGGAACAATATCCCTGTTAATCAATTCTTTAAGAAGATAAATGACAGATTCATGCACTCCCGAATTTCCCAATGATAAAGTATTCAGTCTTGCCAGCATACAAGCTCTCACTTCCTGAGCAGGCAAAGGATTCCCAATTCCGGAAGAGTGGCTTCTTATAAGATTATACTGAAGCTGGTGGGTATCCTCATCACTAATTTTGAATTGAGCCATTGGCCCAAAACCGGTGTTCACACCATATATTACTTTATTTTTTGAAAACTCCTTTAAAAACTGAAAACTTGTATTCACTCTTGATAAAAGTGATTCATCCAGTTCTATTTTTTCATTCCCAATGATAATTTTTTGAAAGTCTTTCAGTTCTAAAAAGTTATTTATTTTCATCAATTAAAAGTAATAGTTGATAATTTTGTAAAATATTAATTATTTGTCACTAATTTTGCGGCAAAGATAAAAGTTATTATTAAAATAAAAAATCAAAGATGAGCAAAGAATTTGTTGACGTTCTTGTAATCGGAGCCGGACCCTCTGGATGCGTATCTTCTTCTTACTTAAAGAACAATAACGTCAGCGTAAAAGTTGTTGAAAAAACGAAATTCCCAAGACTGGTAGTTGGTGAAAGCTTAATCCCAAGGGTAATGGACCACTTTGATGAGGCCGGACTTTTCCCTGCGCTGGATAAAATGGGCTTTGAAAAAAAACTGGGAGCACGTTTCCTTCGTGGCGACGAAGTCTGCATTTTTGATTTCAGTAATAAATTTGGAGAAGGATGGGATTGGACCTGGCAGGTTCCGAGAGCTGACTTTGATAATACCCTTGCTCAGGAAGTAATGAATAAAGGGGTTGATCTTGAATTTGAAACAGAAGTTATCGACATCAAATTTGACGGAACAGATTCTATCACAACCGTAAGAACTAAAGATGGAGAAACAAAAGAGATTCATGCAAAATTCGTGATTGATTCAAGTGGGTACGGAAGAGTTTTACCTCGTCTTTTAGACCTTGAAAAACCTTCAAAATTATCTCCACATTCAGCGATCTTTTCTCATGTAAATGATACCAACAGAGAGCCTGGAGAGGAAGGAACTTTAATTTCTTTTGATATTATAGAAACGGAGGTATGGCTTTGGGTAATTCCTTTTTCTAATGGAAATACAAGTTTAGGGATAGTGGGTCCTACTGAATATATTGATAAATTATCGGAGAACGGAGATACTGCTGAGGCTTTGAGAAAAGCAATTTCCCTTTCGGATTATTATGTAAAGCGTTTTGGTGATGTAGAGTTCCTTTTTGAACCAAAGCACCTTAAAGATTATTCATGCTCTGTGAAAAGTCTTTTCGGAGATGGATTTGCTTTAACAGGAAATGCTTCCGAATTCCTTGATCCTGTTTTTTCTTCAGGAATGGCCTTTGCTACAGAATCAGGAATGGTTGCTGCTAAACTGGCATTAAGACAGCTAAATGGTGAGAAAATTAACTGGCAAACAGAATACTCCGATTATATTTTATATGGTGTGGATGTCTTTACCACGTATGTAAAGGAATGGTATACCGGAAATCTTCAGGAATTATTCTTCCACCAACCGGAAAACCCGGATGTAAAGAAAAAAATATGTGCTGTATTAGCCGGATATGTCTGGAATAAAGACAATCCTTTTGTGAAAAAGCATGATACGGTAATTAAAAATCTTGCCAACCTCATCAAGCTTGAAAAAGAACAAGCTCAAGAATAAAAAAGCGGTCTGAGTTTTCAGACCGCTTTTGCTTTACTATTTGATAACTTCTTTTATTTTTTTTCCTAAATATTTTCCTGTCTGTTCGTAAGCTCCTGCAATTCTTCCATATTCCATCACAAAATCCTTATTTTGGGGTTTTCCAAGAACTTTATCTCCTTTAAGTTTCATCACCACATTGGATGGATTATCTGTTTCTACGAAAGCCAGGTCTGATGTTAATTTAGCTTCCTGTCCTATCAATCCACCATGCCATCCCGCATAGATCCATTTTGCATCAACAATTAATGTATACTTAGCATGAGCATCTTTTTTGAAAGCAATTTTTTTAGACTTTTTGTTTATTCCTTTCAGAAAGTAATCTAAATATTCTGTATTTTTAAACTTTTCCCATTCTCCAATCCATTTCCCCCAGGCTTCTTCTCCCTTTTTAGCGATGGTTTCCGTCTTTCTTTTTTCCAGATATTGAGTTTCAGTATAGTTCTCTACCTGAAAAGCAACATTTTCAAATTTCACTTGAACATTTACTTCTGTCTGATCCTTTAAAAAGTCAAAATTTCCGGATTCAACATTAATTTGATCTTGAGCAAAGGTTACCACACCCCATTACCACAAAGAATAACAATAATAATTTTCTCATATTTTATTAGCTTTTAATGCCCCAAAGATATTATAAAAATGAACTTTTATTCACTCTTGTTTATAACTTTATCTTAAATCAATAAAAGTAATTGGTTTTCTGCTGTTTGGATTAAAAACAGTTTTAGACAGAATATCAAAATCAATGATTTCAATTTTCGGACTCACTCTTAATTTTGCACGGAAATGATCCCTTACTTCGTTCACAAAGTTTTCATTTTCCTGATCTGTGCTTAATTTGATGATAATTTCATCTAACCCGATCTCATTAGATTGGATCACGATCTGATAACACAGAATATTATTAAAATCATTCAGGATATCATTCATCGCAGGTGGGTACAGTGTTGTGCCTTTATATTTGATCATCTGTTGCTTTCTTCCGATCACAGGTCCTAATCTCATTGTATTTCTTCCACATTCACATGGTTCATAATGAGCTTTTACAATATCTCCGGTTTTAAACCTCAGCAACGGAATAGCTTCTACACCTAAGGTTGTAATGGTAAGTTCTCCACTTTCCCCTTCTTTTACAATATTTCCTTCATCATCAAGGATTTCTGTAATAATCAGCTCAGGATGGTGATGACCTCCGATTTGGAACTCACATTCTGTAAAAGCTGTACTCATTTCCGTAGAGGCATAGGTGGAAAAAAGCTTGATATTCCACTTTTCTTTGATCTTCTGTGAAAGGATATTATCTGTAAAATCCTGATTTTTGATACTCTCCCCAATGCATACCGCTCCATAGACACTTGATTTCTTGTAGTCCAGACCATGTTTTTCAGCATAATCAATCATCTTTAGTAAAAATGAAGGTACGGTAATCAAATATTTCGGTTTATATCTGAAAATAGAATCCCATTGCAGTTCAGGAATCCCAGGTCCCATTCTGACAACACTTGCGCCCATTTTTCTTAATCCTAAGAAATAAGCAAGCCCTGCCATGAAACGTTTATCAATCGTAGTAATCATCTGCACGACATCTCCTTTTTGGATTCCGGCACAGGCAAAAGAAATAGCTTCATTGTAAGCCAGCCTTTCAAGGTCTCCATCAGATAAGCCGAAGGTTACCGGATCTCCTAACGTTCCAGAGGTTGTACTATAGTCTACAATTTTATCCGGAGTAATACAGAAAAAGTCATGATTATGCTGTTGCAGATCATTCTTTGTTGTCACTGGAATTTTCTGAAGATCTTCCAATGTCCGGATCTCTGCAATATTGATATTTTCTTTTTTAAACAGTCTCTGATAAAAAGGTGAATTTTCTTCAAGATAAGCCAGAAGCTGCTGAAGTTTTTCTTCCTGAAAAGCCTTTATTTCCTGAGTACTCGATTTTTCCATGAACGGATGAAATTCCAATGATTATAATTTTTTAAAGGACAAATGTATTTAAAATTAAAGGATTGAAACAGTAAAAATCAAAAGATTATTCACCAGCAATCATTTATCTCTGAAATGTAAAAGTCTGTGTATTCGTATTTCCTGCACTGTTAATGGTAGTCACTTTTAAAGTATGTGAGCCGGAACCTTTAGGGCATTTTTCATCAAAAATATAGACAAAATCATTTTTCACACGGGCAAATCGCAGCCATTTTCCATCCAGTTCTGCACGAAATGAAACAATATCACCTACTTTTGTGCTTCCTTTTAACCGTAAAGAACTACCACTTACAACCGCACCATCTTTCCAACCTGAAGAAACTGATGGTAAGCTGTTATCTAATATTAACTCTGCAGTTCCTAATCTATTGAACTGAGCTTCCGCCTGATCCCCATTCCATTTTGCTTTTACCGCATCTTTATCACTTCCATAATTAAATAGAACTACTACTCTATCTTTTTCTTCCTTGGAAAGTTTTCTGTTAGGCTTAATTTTTACAGTATAATAATCCTGAACCGGGAGATATGGATTCTGTAAAACAACGGTATTGGAAACCGCATTCCCATCTGAACTTCTTTTTTCATACATATTGAAGTTCACAGCATCATATAATGCATTTTTACTGAAATTGATTTCTGCATTTTCAGTGGTAATAGTTTTTCCTTCATTGGGTAAAATTGTTTTCCCGGAAGATGCTATTCCATTAGTTGCATTACTTAATTGAACTTTTGTAGTTAATCGGCTGGTATTACCTTTTACATCTTTTAAAACAATTTCAATAGTGTGAACATTCTCATCCTGAAGATTGATAATTCCTGACAGATTAGGTTCACTGTAATTCTGCAATTTCATTCCCGGCAATGCAGACAGATGTTGAATTCCTACTTTATCTCTGATGAATTTGGTATAATCTATACAGCCATTGAGATAACGGGTATCATCATAACTTACTTTATCAATACTGAAGCCATAGATTAACTTTCCATCCATTACTAATTCTGCTTTATAAATTCCAAGATTAAATCCCTGGTTGGCTTTATCTACGGCTTTAATCCCAAAGCTTATCATAGGAGAATTTACTCTGACAACATCGGTTGTGTAAGCACTTCCTTCTTTTTTAACTGCAATTCCATTGGCTCCGGGTTCATACGTACTGAATCTACGATCATACCAATATAATCCACTGATAATAGGAGCTACAGAATCCGGAATATTAAATCCAAACAATAACGGATTAAGACATTCTTCTGTTTTGGTATCTCTTATTTCAAAATGTAAGTGCGGACCCGCCGAACCTCCGGTATTTCCACTCAAAGCAATGAGCTGACCTTTGGTTACCGGAAACTGCCCAGGCTGGAATGTTATATCCTGTTCCCATTTTTCATCTTTGTATTGCTTCTCCTTTACATATTCGTCAAGCTTATCAAAATATTTATTCAAATGAGCATATACTGTTGTAAAGCCATTCGGATGAGTGATGTACACTGCATTTCCGAAACCATAACGTTCTACTTTTATTCTGCTTACATAGCCATCTGCAGCAGCCAATACGGATAAGTTTTCCTGGCTGTTCGTCCTCAGATCCAATCCCATGTGAAAATGGTTGGTTCTAACCGCTCCGAAATTAGCAGCCAGCTGCATGGGAATGTTGAGCGGATTACGGAAATAGTTCTGTGGGTAATTTTGAGCTTGCGTGATGATTGTACAGATTAAACAAATAGCAACCATCAGTTTGGAGAAGATTTTCATACAGCATTTGGGTTTAGTTCTACTTAAATATACGAGATTTCAAGCAATGATCGTGCTATTGTGCTGTTTCAAATTGGATGTTTTTTATTTTTAACCACGGATGACACAGATTTTCACGGATGATTATTTATTAAATCTGCGAAAATCTGAGTCATCTGCGAGAAATTATATTTAAGTTTTGGCTAAAGCCAATGGATTGTTTTCTATTTTTTACGCGGGCTAAAGCCCGCTTCTATTGAATTTCATCTGATTGAAAATACATGAAAAAGCTCAGCAGAGTTTCATATCAAAAAGCCTAAAATACGCACTCATTTGCTCTTCATTATTCACTTTTATGGCTTCTTTTCATTTATATTTCTGAAATTGAACTTTTTAATAGAAATTACCTAAATAAAACATATCTTATAAACCGACAAAATTCACTAAATTTGCAGACTTAATTAATCAACGAATATTGAGATATTTACAATGAGCCAATTTAAAGAATACAAAAACCTCAACCTTATTGACGTAGCAGAAAATGTAGCGGAATTTTGGAAACAAAATAAAACTTTCAATAAGAGTGTTGAGATTCGTCAGGGAAATCCTGAGTTTGTTTTTTATGAAGGTCCGCCTTCAGCAAACGGTATGCCTGGAATTCACCACGTAATGGCAAGAGCATTGAAGGATATTTTCTGCCGTTACCAGACTCAAAACGGAAAGCAGGTTTTCCGTAAAGCAGGCTGGGATACGCATGGTCTTCCTGTGGAACTGGGTGTAGAAAAAGAATTAGGAATTACAAAAGAAGATATTGGCAAAAAAATCTCTATTGAAGATTATAATAAAGCTTGTCGTGAAGCTGTAATGCGTTATACCGATGTATGGAATAACCTTACGGAGAAAATCGGATATTGGGTAGACCTTGATGATCCGTACATCACATACAAGTCAAAATATATGGAAACTGTTTGGTGGTTGTTGAAGCAATTATATGACAAAAGCTTGTTATATAAAGGATATACCATCCAGCCTTACTCCCCAAAAGCAGGAACGGGGCTTTCTTCTCACGAATTGAACCAGCCTGGAACGTATCGTGATGTTTCAGATACTACGGTAGTAGCTCAGTTTAAAGTAAAGAAAGAATCATCTGCTTTATTCAACGATGTTGACGGAGATGTACATATCCTTGCCTGGACGACAACTCCTTGGACATTGCCATCCAACACTGCATTAACAGTAGGTAGAGATATTGAATATGTTGTTGTTAAAACATTCAACCAATATACATTTGAGCCAGTAACCGTTGTATTATCCAGCGTTCTTTTACCTAAAGTATTCGGTAAGAAATATGCTGAAGGTACAGATGAGGATTTTGCCAACTACACTCCGGAAACTAAAGTAATTCCTTTCAGAATTTTAAAAGAATTCACGGGAGAAAAACTTGTTGATACAAGATATGAGCAATTAGTTCCTTGGTTTACGCCAAATGATAATCCTGAAAATGCATTCAGAGTAATCTTAGGTGATTTCGTAACCACTGAGGATGGTACAGGTATCGTACACACGGCTCCTACTTTTGGTGCTGATGATGCGAGAGTTGCTAAAATGGCTCAGCCTGAGATCCCGCCAATGTTGGTAAAGGATGACAATGATAATCTTGTTCCATTGGTAGATTTACAGGGTAAATTTATCCAGGGAGAGAATGTTCCTGAAGTATTTTCAGGAAAATATATCAAAAACGAATATTATGATGAAGGTACTGCACCTGAAAAATCTTGGGATGTAGAATTGGCAATCTTGTTGAAAACAGAGAACAAAGCCTTCAAAGTAGAGAAATATGTTCACTCTTATCCACACTGCTGGAGAACTGATAAACCGGTATTATACTATCCGCTGGATTCATGGTTTGTGAAGATGACTGCTGTAAAAGACAGATTGGTTAATCTAAACAAAGAAATCAACTGGAAGCCAAAAGCTACCGGGGAAGGACGTTTTGCCAACTGGCTGGAAAATGTAAACGACTGGAATTTATCCCGTTCAAGATACTGGGGGATTCCGTTGCCAATCTGGAGAACAGATGACTTGAAAGAAGAAAAAATCATCGGTTCTGTAGAAGAACTTTACAACGAAATTGAGAAATCAATTGCGGCAGGAGTGATGACAGAAAATCCTTTCAAAGGTTTCATTATCGGAAATATGTCTGAATCCAACTATGAACTGGTTGATCTACACAAAAATGTGGTGGATAAAGTAGTATTGGTTTCTGATTCAGGAAAAGCAATGAAGCGTGAAAGCGACCTGATCGACGTTTGGTTCGATTCAGGTTCTATGCCGTATGCTCAATTGCACTATCCTTTCGAGAATAAGGAAATGATCGATAACAACAAGGCATTCCCTGCTGATTTCATTGCAGAAGGTGTTGACCAGACTCGTGGTTGGTTCTATACTCTTCATGCGATCGGAACGGCTGTTTTTGATTCTGTTGCATATAAAAATGTAATGAGTAACGGTCTTGTTCTGGATAAAAACGGACAGAAAATGTCAAAACGTTTAGGAAATGCTGTAGATCCGTTTGAAACGCTTTCTGTTTACGGACCGGATGCAACGCGTTGGTATATGATCTCCAATGCCAATCCTTGGGAAAACCTGAAGTTTGATATTGAGGGAATTGATGAGGTAAGAAGAAAGTTCTTCGGAACCCTTTACAATACATACTCATTCTTTGCATTGTATGCGAATGTTGACGGATTCAATTATTCAGAAAAAGAAGTGGAAAACCGTCCTGAAATCGACAGATGGATTCTTTCTGAGCTGAACTTATTGATCAAGGATGTAAAAGCATTCTATGAAGATTACGAACCAACAAGAGTAGCAAGAGCCATCAGCACATTTGTGAATGACAACCTAAGTAACTGGTATGTAAGATTGTGCAGAAGACGTTTCTGGAAAGGAGACTATTCTGAAGATAAGATTTCTGCTTATCAGACTTTATATACTTGTCTTGAGGTAGTAGCTAAATTATCTGCTCCTATTGCTCCGTTCTTTATGGATCAATTGTATCAGGATTTAAATAAAGTAACAGGAAAAGAAAACTGTGAATCTGTACACTTAACAGACTTCCCGGTTGCAGATGAGAGCTTAATTGATCAGGATCTGGTTGAAAAAACTCACTTAGCTCAGAATATCACGAGTATGGTGTTCTCTTTGAGAAAGAAAGAAAACGTAAAAGTTCGCCAGCCGCTACAAAAAGTATTGGTTCCTGTATTGGATGCTAAAACGGAAGAGCAGATTCTTGCTGTAGCAGATCTTATCAAGCAGGAAGTAAATGTAAAAGAACTACAATTAATTAATGCTGAAGAAGCCTCTCACTTAATTGTAAAACAAATAAAACCTAACTTCAAGGCTCTTGGTCCTAAATTAGGAAAAGATATGAAGGTAGTAGGAGCTGAAATCAGCACCCTTACAACAGAACAGATTGCCGCTCTTGAAAAAGAAGGAAAACTTGATATCCAAGGATATGAGATCACGCTTGACGACGTGGAAATCTCAACAAAAGATATCCCAGGATGGACGGTAACTTCTGACGGAAAAACAACTGTGGCATTAGATTTGACGTTAACCGATGAGTTAAAATCTGAAGGAATTGCAAGAGAGTTCATCAACAGAATTCAAAACCTGCGAAAAGAGAAAGATTTCGAACTGACAGACAGAATTAATATCTCCATTGAAGAGAACTCACCATTCCTTGAAGATATTAAGAAAAATGAGGAATATATTTCTTCTGAGGTCTTGTCAAATAAAATAGAAATTGTATCTTCACTTTCAAATTTTAACGAAATCGAAATAGATGAAGTTAATTTTAAGATAAATGTCGAAAAAAATTAACATGTAGTTATTGTATTTCAAATTCCATTTCATAATTTTATTAAAAAAGAGAAAAGAATATGTCAGACGAAAGAGTTAGATACAGCGATGCTGATTTACAGGAATTTAGAGCGATCATAAAAGAAAAAATAGAAAAAGCAGAGAAAGATCTTCAGCTAATCAGAGAAAGTTTCATCAATGACCAAAATAATGGGACAGATGATACTTCACCCACATTCAAAGCATTTGAAGAAGGTGCAGAGACTTTGAGCAAAGAGCAGAACTCTATTCTTGCGGGAAGACAGGAAAAATTCGTTCGTGATCTGAAAAATGCACTAATCAGAATCGAAAACAAGACTTACGGTGTTTGTAGAGTAACCGGGAAATTAATTCCTAAGGAAAGACTTTTAGCCGTTCCTCACGCTACCCTAAGCATCGAAGCGAAAAACATGCAGAAATAGCCGTAAGGTTTGTAAAATAATATTGGGTTTATATGGTATCTCCGGATACTTTATAAACCTAATTTTTAATGTATACCCATGAGCGAAGTTTTAATTTTGGTAATCATTGTGGCATTGGTGCTTGCTTTTTTTAATAGGGAATGGATCAGAAACCGATTTTTTCCAAAGAAACATACCTACTACACCATTGATGACCAGTTTAATTCCGACAAACGTGACAGGGAGAAAGAAATAGACAGACTTTTGAGTAAGATGGGCAGAAACGGGATCCATGACCTTTCCGAAAAAGACCGAAAAAGACTTGACGAACTGTCCAAAATGTAAAATTTAAATACTAAGAAATGGAATCAATCATAGTACATCCTAAAAATTCTATGGAGCTGAGTGCACTGAAAAGTGTTTTGAAAGAAATGAACATTAAATTTGAGAAAGCTCATGTGAAAAGTTCATATAACGGACAGAAAATAGTCAAGAAAGCAAGCGATAATAAAAATGTAAAACCTGCTGCAAAACCTTCAAAACCTAAAGGACAGTAATGAAAAAGATCTTAGCTATCACATTTTTGGTATTATTGATAGACCAGGCTTCAAAAATTTACATTAAGACCCATTTTGAACTGAATGAGAGTGTTCCTGTCATAGATGGCTTCTTCAATAAAACATTTGTTGAAAACCCAGGGATGGCTTATGGCTTTCATTTCGGGGGTATTATCGGGAAATATTTTCTTGTTATCCTAAGGATTTTCCTGATCGGAGGAATGGTTTATATGTTTAAAAAATGGATAAAAGAAGGGGCCTCCAACTATCTTTTAATTCCAATGGCTATCATCTTTGCAGGAGCCATCGGAAATCTTATTGACGGAATGTTCTATGGGATGATTTTTGATAGCGGAACGGTTTACGATGCCAGTACCGACCGATGGATTGGTTATGGCGGAGTCTCAAAATTTGTTCCTTTTGGACAGGGATATTCTACTTTCATGAAAGGTTGTGTGGTAGACATGCTTCATTTTCCGGTAGTAGACTGGTATGTTCCGGACAACTGGCCTATCATAGGCGGAAAGCATATTGAATTCTTTAAATATATTTTCAATGTTGCCGATTCAGCGATTACTGTAGGAGCCGCTTTTTTATTAATCTTCAGAAAAAAAGCATTCCCGAACGGACTTGAATTCTAACAGATGTATTTCGGATGAGAAAAACAATCAAAAATATTTTTAAATTTTTCCTGCTTCTTCTAGTGGCAGGAATTATTTTTATAGCCTGGGCAAACTACAGCATTAAAAAGGAAAGTGCAGCTTCTGTATCTTACAACATTGCTGATGTACCGGTAGCAAAAACAGCCTTACTGCTGGGAACTGGAAAAACATTAAGCAACGGAATGCCCAATGCTTATTTCTATAACAGGATCAAAGCGGCTACGGATCTGTACAAAAGCGGAAAGATCCAGTACATCATTGTAAGTGGTGATAACAGCAGCAAAGATTATAATGAACCGGAAGATATGCAGTTTGCGCTGGTTCAGCAAGGCATTCCACAGGATAAAATCATTCTGGATCACGCAGGTTTCCGAACTTTGGATTCAGTGGTGAGAGCTAAAGATATTTTTGGGCAAACTAAACTGACCATTATCTCGCAGAAGTTCCACAATGAAAGAGCGGTCTTCCTTGCTCAGAAAAACGGAATACAGGCTTTTGGGTATAATGCGGAAGATGTGAATAAATATGCAGGGTTAAAGACTAATTTAAGAGAGTATCTGGCAAAGGCTAAAGTATATTGGGATCTTATCCTTGGTGTACAGCCGAAATTTGGCGGGGAAAAGATTTTAATTCCTTAGTACTAAAAAATACAATCCTAAAAAATGAGTGTCTTCACGTATCATTTAGTAAAAACAGATTACTTTTCTGCACTCAGAATTCTTTTTTCTTCCCCAAAGTCAAGAAATATCCCAGGATTAATTCATGCAGAAATTATGACGGTGATGACTTTAGGCTCTCCTATTTTTTCACCCTCTCGAATGTTGATAAGACAAATCGCTGTATTTGCACAATGGGAAAATGAAAATGATATCGAAAATTTTTTAGCTAAAGACAATTTAGGAAAAATTTTATCTGAAGGCTGGCACACAAGATTAACTTTTATGAGAAAATGGGGAAAATTCAACAAGTTTGAAATTCCCGATGTAACCACAGAATCTGAAAATCCGGATTCGCCAGTCGTTGCAGTTACCATTGCCAGAATGAAATTTTTGGAAATTCCCAGATTTATCCATTGGGGAAGACCGGTTGAAAAATTGGTTCGGGACCATCCGGCAACAACTTTGTCTTTGGCCTCCATCAAATTTCCTAATACCGTTTCCACTTTTTCAATTTGGAAAAATCAAAAAGAAATGACTGATATGGTTCATGGGCATAGTAAAGTTCCAAAACCAAAAAGGCACTCCGACGCAATGAAAGAAAGGGACCGAAAAGATTTTCATTTCGAATTTACCACTTTGCGGTTTAAACCTATTTCAGAATTTGGGGAATGGAATGAGCAACGCAATATTATTCCAAATCTCAAAAACAACTAAAATGAGATTTGCTCCAATACAGAACATCCAGGATTGGCTTACTCAACAATGGGTCATTCTGCGTGGAAGAAAAATTAAACCTGAAGACTCACTCTGGTTGATGGGACCTTTTGGTAGTTTGAATGCGATGAGTGAGGATTTTATTCATCAATTTGCAGAAAAAGAAAATCTAATTGTAGAAAAAGGCTCAAAAGTAAAAGGTATTATTCCTTCAATGCTAAAGCTTAACTTATCTGAAAATGAG from Chryseobacterium indologenes encodes the following:
- a CDS encoding lipoprotein signal peptidase, translating into MKKILAITFLVLLIDQASKIYIKTHFELNESVPVIDGFFNKTFVENPGMAYGFHFGGIIGKYFLVILRIFLIGGMVYMFKKWIKEGASNYLLIPMAIIFAGAIGNLIDGMFYGMIFDSGTVYDASTDRWIGYGGVSKFVPFGQGYSTFMKGCVVDMLHFPVVDWYVPDNWPIIGGKHIEFFKYIFNVADSAITVGAAFLLIFRKKAFPNGLEF
- a CDS encoding SanA/YdcF family protein, giving the protein MRKTIKNIFKFFLLLLVAGIIFIAWANYSIKKESAASVSYNIADVPVAKTALLLGTGKTLSNGMPNAYFYNRIKAATDLYKSGKIQYIIVSGDNSSKDYNEPEDMQFALVQQGIPQDKIILDHAGFRTLDSVVRAKDIFGQTKLTIISQKFHNERAVFLAQKNGIQAFGYNAEDVNKYAGLKTNLREYLAKAKVYWDLILGVQPKFGGEKILIP